A stretch of Aedes aegypti strain LVP_AGWG chromosome 2, AaegL5.0 Primary Assembly, whole genome shotgun sequence DNA encodes these proteins:
- the LOC5571811 gene encoding uncharacterized protein LOC5571811 isoform X1, which produces MNLITTAALVVLMAVTATNADEWNWLNNGETFMDDLIREKRQDGSQNVTEVGDDDIINYILDSGRQGRSLEGFDEIYTDPSVMQAIQNSDDAEARNIIKEKLCALGLMQCDGELVDGRRPYLNPQNLIYAQPVALKPVGRPIATIPVRGPPGPPQQGPQYYQKPPQQKPHQGPYGPPQPMPLPPNRPQQKVGFSSQQPPYGGPNSFQGSSSFGGLYSSQSNSFSSYPSKPLGPIYEGSDIPYEFENPNKPPGVIIGDGPTVLKTPPVEQHIHHHYHHIEGGKGEKTVVVNNPIPLAPEIITGSAVGGSSSSSNSLYSSSAYGNSGSSSLGGFNPSGGKDFDYQDLKGSTNSNNNFGQFGNYASQSKPISGTSNNYYSQAPATFGSSSSNTVYGSYSVDNAGSGSSSNNNYNALSSGNYQTSQGGFHSSNPNLYKKELNVKGPANGLNSYSSDYSKYSQQYNGQYSNTNNNNNGQFNQNQYSINNGQYNGNSNAQYSGNNAFSNRNEDCVCVPYDQCPAQDVVGRRDDLILPLDPRNLKTDIQADTEQVVITDAKGVMTIVQAPKNITAEARSANVTEPAKKITKREAAATAKSDKSDDKANIEPRLLGGGHGGEGGGGKKVVPTFGVSFGLPYPSYPLNPYGPNPAGNPYFGSIGANGLNLGLVNVNPLFSFQVTKDEYGDKVVKPLVNLHVTPTENIVHKVGHLLSAKKQNILHVFNQHDHVHNHYGYPPPPPVYRPPHGPPFIHGSSPSFGPAGPELIFTKPPGPVYNGPGPIHHGPGPLYPRPPGPGPIYPGPIRPSGPPFIPSGPPQPPFYGPRPPFYRDAASSSDVELDYNPSDIGRAANISFPQQQPPIGNFQYQSVYPQNQPDSLNQNRVHYGRQYQNYQDSNVRLPPTQNVPTPAPGHSEGSNTVSFPRSRRSTDVPAPDQLEPLEPLKEIDSQAVPSEQVEVQEKSISAEKRQAYFGARPQQQQQQQCPARSVCCRRPAYRPPQQPSHANLGKCGLRNAQGINGRIKNPVYVDGDSEFGEYPWQVAILKKDPKESVYVCGGTLIDNQYIITAAHCVKTYNGFDLRVRLGEWDVNHDVEFYPYIERDVISVQVHPEYYAGTLDNDLAILKMDRPVDFTGTPHISPACLPDKFTDFSGQRCWTTGWGKDAFGDYGKYQNILKEVDVPIVNHHQCQNQLRQTRLGYSYNLNPGFICAGGEEGKDACKGDGGGPLVCERNGSWQVVGIVSWGIGCGKANVPGVYVKVAHYLDWINQVRARF; this is translated from the exons ATGAATCTCATAACCACCGCCGCACTGGTGGTATTGATGGCCGTGACGGCCACCAACGCCGACGAATGGAACTGGCTGAACAACGGAGAAACCTTTATGGACGACTTGATCCGCGAGAAACGACAAGACGGCAGCCAAAATGTGACAGAAGTTGGCGATGACGACATTATCAACTATATCCTGGACAGCGGTCGCCAGGGCCGTAGTTTGGAGGGTTTCGATGAGATCTACACCGACCCCTCGGTCATGCAAGCGATCCAGAACTCCGATGACGCTGAAGCACGCAACATCATCAAGGAGAAACTCTGCGCTCTTGGACTCATGCAGTGCGATGGTGAACTTGTCGACGGCAGACGTCCCTACCTGAACCCCCAAAACCTCATCTACGCTCAACCCGTTGCCCTTAAACCAGTTGGCCGTCCAATCGCTACCATCCCTGTCCGTGGCCCACCTGGCCCTCCTCAACAAGGCCCTCAATACTACCAAAAACCACCTCAACAAAAACCTCACCAAGGTCCTTATGGCCCACCTCAACCCATGCCACTCCCTCCTAACCGTCCTCAACAAAAAGTTGGATTTTCCTCTCAACAGCCACCCTATGGCGGTCCCAATTCCTTCCAAGGTAGTTCCTCTTTTGGCGGCCTCTATTCCAGTCAATCCAATTCCTTTTCATCCTATCCCTCAAAACCTTTAGGTCCAATTTACGAAGGCAGTGACATCCCTTACGAATTCGAAAACCCCAACAAACCACCAGGCGTCATTATCGGCGATGGACCAACCGTATTGAAGACTCCACCAGTCGAACAGCACATCCACCACCACTACCATCACATCGAAGGAGGAAAAGGCGAGAAAACCGTCGTCGTTAACAACCCCATCCCATTAGCCCCAGAAATTATCACTGGATCGGCTGTCGGTGGTAGCTCATCTTCCAGCAATAGCCTGTACTCTTCTAGTGCGTACGGAAACTCTGGAAGCTCTAGTCTAGGCGGTTTCAACCCATCTGGTGGCAAGGACTTCGATTATCAAGATCTGAAGGGATCCaccaacagcaacaacaacttCGGACAGTTCGGAAACTACGCTTCACAGTCTAAGCCAATCAGCGGTACTTCGAACAACTACTACAGCCAAGCCCCAGCCACATTTGGCAGCTCCTCGAGCAATACCGTTTACGGTTCGTATTCTGTCGATAATGCTGGAAGCGGTAGCAGCAGCAATAACAACTACAACGCATTGAGCAGCGGTAACTATCAGACTAGCCAGGGAGGATTCCACTCGTCCAACCCTAACCTTTACAAAAAAGAACTGAACGTCAAAGGGCCAGCCAACGGATTGAACAGCTACAGCAGCGACTACAGCAAATACAGCCAACAGTACAACGGACAGTACAGCAATACCAACAATAACAACAATGGTCAGTTCAACCAGAACCAGTACTCGATCAACAACGGACAGTACAATGGCAACAGCAATGCTCAATACAGCGGTAACAATGCCTTCAGCAACCGTAACGAGGATTGTGTTTGCGTTCCATACGACCAGTGTCCAGCACAAGATGTCGTTGGCCGTCGTGACGATTTGATCCTTCCGTTGGATCCCCGCAATCTGAAGACCGATATCCAAGCCGACACCGAGCAAGTTGTTATCACCGATGCCAAGGGCGTTATGACCATCGTCCAAGCCCCGAAGAACATAACTGCAGAAGCCCGATCTGCCAACGTTACCGAGCCAGCTAAGAAGATTACCAAGCGAGAAGCGGCCGCTACAGCGAAATCAGACAAGAGCGATGACAAAGCCAACATCGAACCG CGTTTGTTGGGAGGTGGCCACGGTGGTGAAGGAGGAGGTGGAAAGAAAGTTGTTCCTACCTTTGGGGTGTCCTTTGGTCTACCGTATCCTTCGTACCCGTTGAACCCTTATGGGCCGAATCCCGCCGGGAATCCCTACTTTGGTTCTATTGGTGCAAATGGTCTCAATCTCGGGTTGGTCAACGTAAACCCTCTGTTTTCCTTCCAAGTCACGAAGGATGAGTACGGCGATAAGGTCGTGAAACCGCTCGTCAACCTCCACGTGACTCCTACTGAAAATATTGTTCATAAAGTGGGCCATCTGCTGTCCGCTAAAAAGCAAAACATTCTGCACGTTTTCAATCAGCACGATCACGTTCACAACCACTATGGTTATCCTCCACCACCACCTGTCTACCGCCCTCCACATGGACCACCATTCATCCATGGTTCATCGCCTTCCTTCGGTCCAGCTGGTCCAGAGCTTATCTTCACGAAACCTCCAGGACCTGTCTATAACGGTCCTGGGCCTATCCATCACGGTCCTGGACCTCTATATCCTCGTCCCCCTGGCCCTGGACCCATATATCCTGGCCCAATCCGACCTTCAGGTCCTCCATTCATCCCAAGCGGCCCTCCACAACCTCCATTTTATGGACCAAGACCTCCTTTCTACCGGGACGCTGCTTCCTCATCTGACGTAGAATTAGACTACAATCCCAGTGACATCGGTAGAGCTGCAAACATTTCCTTCCCTCAGCAGCAACCCCCGATCGGTAACTTCCAGTACCAATCGGTCTATCCCCAGAACCAACCCGACTCCCTCAATCAGAATAGAGTACACTATGGTAGACAGTATCAAAACTATCAAGATAGTAACGTAAGACTTCCACCTACTCAGAACGTGCCAACACCAGCACCAGGACATTCCGAAGGTAGTAACACCGTTAGCTTCCCACGTAGTCGTCGATCCACCGACGTTCCGGCTCCGGACCAGCTGGAACCCTTGGAACCGCTCAAGGAAATTGACTCACAGGCAGTACCTAGTGAACAGGTTGAAGTACAGGAAAAATCTATTTCAGCAGAGAAG CGTCAGGCATACTTTGGAGCTCGTCCccaacagcagcaacagcaacagtGCCCAGCTCGCAGCGTTTGCTGTCGTCGTCCAGCTTACCGTCCTCCGCAACAACCTTCCCATGCCAATCTGGGCAAGTGTGGTCTTCGCAACGCCCAAGGCATCAATGGTCGCATCAAGAATCCAGTCTACGTCGATGGGGACAGTGAATTCGGTGAATACCCATGGCAGGTCGCCATCCTGAAGAAGGATCCCAAGGAATCGGTTTACGTCTGTGGAggtactttgatcgacaatcaGTACATCATCACCGCTGCTCATTGTGTTAAAAC TTACAACGGCTTCGATCTCCGCGTTCGTCTGGGCGAATGGGACGTAAACCACGATGTTGAATTCTATCCGTACATCGAACGGGATGTTATCTCCGTGCAGGTTCACCCCGAGTACTACGCCGGTACCCTCGACAACGATTTGGCCATCCTGAAGATGGACCGTCCGGTTGACTTTACCGGAACTCCACACATCTCGCCAGCTTGTCTACCCGATAAGTTCACCGATTTCTCCGGACAGCGCTGCTGGACAACCGGTTGGGGTAAGGATGCCTTCGGCGATTACGGCAAGTACCAGAACATCCTCAAGGAAGTCGATGTGCCAATCGTGAACCACCACCAGTGCCAGAACCAACTCCGTCAGACTCGTCTTGGATATAGCTACAACTTGAACCCGGGTTTCATTTGTGCCGGCGGAGAGGAAGGTAAGGATGCGTGCAAGGGTGACGGAGGTGGCCCATTGGTTTGCGAACGCAATGGAAGCTGGCAAGTTGTTGGTATCGTGTCCTGGGGTATCGGTTGCGGAAAGGCTAACGTGCCTGGAGTCTACGTGAAGGTCGCTCACTACCTGGACTGGATCAACCAGGTCCGCGCACGGTTCTAG
- the LOC5571811 gene encoding uncharacterized protein LOC5571811 isoform X4, producing the protein MNLITTAALVVLMAVTATNADEWNWLNNGETFMDDLIREKRQDGSQNVTEVGDDDIINYILDSGRQGRSLEGFDEIYTDPSVMQAIQNSDDAEARNIIKEKLCALGLMQCDGELVDGRRPYLNPQNLIYAQPVALKPVGRPIATIPVRGPPGPPQQGPQYYQKPPQQKPHQGPYGPPQPMPLPPNRPQQKVGFSSQQPPYGGPNSFQGSSSFGGLYSSQSNSFSSYPSKPLGPIYEGSDIPYEFENPNKPPGVIIGDGPTVLKTPPVEQHIHHHYHHIEGGKGEKTVVVNNPIPLAPEIITGSAVGGSSSSSNSLYSSSAYGNSGSSSLGGFNPSGGKDFDYQDLKGSTNSNNNFGQFGNYASQSKPISGTSNNYYSQAPATFGSSSSNTVYGSYSVDNAGSGSSSNNNYNALSSGNYQTSQGGFHSSNPNLYKKELNVKGPANGLNSYSSDYSKYSQQYNGQYSNTNNNNNGQFNQNQYSINNGQYNGNSNAQYSGNNAFSNRNEDCVCVPYDQCPAQDVVGRRDDLILPLDPRNLKTDIQADTEQVVITDAKGVMTIVQAPKNITAEARSANVTEPAKKITKREAAATAKSDKSDDKANIEPRQAYFGARPQQQQQQQCPARSVCCRRPAYRPPQQPSHANLGKCGLRNAQGINGRIKNPVYVDGDSEFGEYPWQVAILKKDPKESVYVCGGTLIDNQYIITAAHCVKTYNGFDLRVRLGEWDVNHDVEFYPYIERDVISVQVHPEYYAGTLDNDLAILKMDRPVDFTGTPHISPACLPDKFTDFSGQRCWTTGWGKDAFGDYGKYQNILKEVDVPIVNHHQCQNQLRQTRLGYSYNLNPGFICAGGEEGKDACKGDGGGPLVCERNGSWQVVGIVSWGIGCGKANVPGVYVKVAHYLDWINQVRARF; encoded by the exons ATGAATCTCATAACCACCGCCGCACTGGTGGTATTGATGGCCGTGACGGCCACCAACGCCGACGAATGGAACTGGCTGAACAACGGAGAAACCTTTATGGACGACTTGATCCGCGAGAAACGACAAGACGGCAGCCAAAATGTGACAGAAGTTGGCGATGACGACATTATCAACTATATCCTGGACAGCGGTCGCCAGGGCCGTAGTTTGGAGGGTTTCGATGAGATCTACACCGACCCCTCGGTCATGCAAGCGATCCAGAACTCCGATGACGCTGAAGCACGCAACATCATCAAGGAGAAACTCTGCGCTCTTGGACTCATGCAGTGCGATGGTGAACTTGTCGACGGCAGACGTCCCTACCTGAACCCCCAAAACCTCATCTACGCTCAACCCGTTGCCCTTAAACCAGTTGGCCGTCCAATCGCTACCATCCCTGTCCGTGGCCCACCTGGCCCTCCTCAACAAGGCCCTCAATACTACCAAAAACCACCTCAACAAAAACCTCACCAAGGTCCTTATGGCCCACCTCAACCCATGCCACTCCCTCCTAACCGTCCTCAACAAAAAGTTGGATTTTCCTCTCAACAGCCACCCTATGGCGGTCCCAATTCCTTCCAAGGTAGTTCCTCTTTTGGCGGCCTCTATTCCAGTCAATCCAATTCCTTTTCATCCTATCCCTCAAAACCTTTAGGTCCAATTTACGAAGGCAGTGACATCCCTTACGAATTCGAAAACCCCAACAAACCACCAGGCGTCATTATCGGCGATGGACCAACCGTATTGAAGACTCCACCAGTCGAACAGCACATCCACCACCACTACCATCACATCGAAGGAGGAAAAGGCGAGAAAACCGTCGTCGTTAACAACCCCATCCCATTAGCCCCAGAAATTATCACTGGATCGGCTGTCGGTGGTAGCTCATCTTCCAGCAATAGCCTGTACTCTTCTAGTGCGTACGGAAACTCTGGAAGCTCTAGTCTAGGCGGTTTCAACCCATCTGGTGGCAAGGACTTCGATTATCAAGATCTGAAGGGATCCaccaacagcaacaacaacttCGGACAGTTCGGAAACTACGCTTCACAGTCTAAGCCAATCAGCGGTACTTCGAACAACTACTACAGCCAAGCCCCAGCCACATTTGGCAGCTCCTCGAGCAATACCGTTTACGGTTCGTATTCTGTCGATAATGCTGGAAGCGGTAGCAGCAGCAATAACAACTACAACGCATTGAGCAGCGGTAACTATCAGACTAGCCAGGGAGGATTCCACTCGTCCAACCCTAACCTTTACAAAAAAGAACTGAACGTCAAAGGGCCAGCCAACGGATTGAACAGCTACAGCAGCGACTACAGCAAATACAGCCAACAGTACAACGGACAGTACAGCAATACCAACAATAACAACAATGGTCAGTTCAACCAGAACCAGTACTCGATCAACAACGGACAGTACAATGGCAACAGCAATGCTCAATACAGCGGTAACAATGCCTTCAGCAACCGTAACGAGGATTGTGTTTGCGTTCCATACGACCAGTGTCCAGCACAAGATGTCGTTGGCCGTCGTGACGATTTGATCCTTCCGTTGGATCCCCGCAATCTGAAGACCGATATCCAAGCCGACACCGAGCAAGTTGTTATCACCGATGCCAAGGGCGTTATGACCATCGTCCAAGCCCCGAAGAACATAACTGCAGAAGCCCGATCTGCCAACGTTACCGAGCCAGCTAAGAAGATTACCAAGCGAGAAGCGGCCGCTACAGCGAAATCAGACAAGAGCGATGACAAAGCCAACATCGAACCG CGTCAGGCATACTTTGGAGCTCGTCCccaacagcagcaacagcaacagtGCCCAGCTCGCAGCGTTTGCTGTCGTCGTCCAGCTTACCGTCCTCCGCAACAACCTTCCCATGCCAATCTGGGCAAGTGTGGTCTTCGCAACGCCCAAGGCATCAATGGTCGCATCAAGAATCCAGTCTACGTCGATGGGGACAGTGAATTCGGTGAATACCCATGGCAGGTCGCCATCCTGAAGAAGGATCCCAAGGAATCGGTTTACGTCTGTGGAggtactttgatcgacaatcaGTACATCATCACCGCTGCTCATTGTGTTAAAAC TTACAACGGCTTCGATCTCCGCGTTCGTCTGGGCGAATGGGACGTAAACCACGATGTTGAATTCTATCCGTACATCGAACGGGATGTTATCTCCGTGCAGGTTCACCCCGAGTACTACGCCGGTACCCTCGACAACGATTTGGCCATCCTGAAGATGGACCGTCCGGTTGACTTTACCGGAACTCCACACATCTCGCCAGCTTGTCTACCCGATAAGTTCACCGATTTCTCCGGACAGCGCTGCTGGACAACCGGTTGGGGTAAGGATGCCTTCGGCGATTACGGCAAGTACCAGAACATCCTCAAGGAAGTCGATGTGCCAATCGTGAACCACCACCAGTGCCAGAACCAACTCCGTCAGACTCGTCTTGGATATAGCTACAACTTGAACCCGGGTTTCATTTGTGCCGGCGGAGAGGAAGGTAAGGATGCGTGCAAGGGTGACGGAGGTGGCCCATTGGTTTGCGAACGCAATGGAAGCTGGCAAGTTGTTGGTATCGTGTCCTGGGGTATCGGTTGCGGAAAGGCTAACGTGCCTGGAGTCTACGTGAAGGTCGCTCACTACCTGGACTGGATCAACCAGGTCCGCGCACGGTTCTAG
- the LOC5571811 gene encoding uncharacterized protein LOC5571811 isoform X2 has product MNLITTAALVVLMAVTATNADEWNWLNNGETFMDDLIREKRQDGSQNVTEVGDDDIINYILDSGRQGRSLEGFDEIYTDPSVMQAIQNSDDAEARNIIKEKLCALGLMQCDGELVDGRRPYLNPQNLIYAQPVALKPVGRPIATIPVRGPPGPPQQGPQYYQKPPQQKPHQGPYGPPQPMPLPPNRPQQKVGFSSQQPPYGGPNSFQGSSSFGGLYSSQSNSFSSYPSKPLGPIYEGSDIPYEFENPNKPPGVIIGDGPTVLKTPPVEQHIHHHYHHIEGGKGEKTVVVNNPIPLAPEIITGSAVGGSSSSSNSLYSSSAYGNSGSSSLGGFNPSGGKDFDYQDLKGSTNSNNNFGQFGNYASQSKPISGTSNNYYSQAPATFGSSSSNTVYGSYSVDNAGSGSSSNNNYNALSSGNYQTSQGGFHSSNPNLYKKELNVKGPANGLNSYSSDYSKYSQQYNGQYSNTNNNNNGQFNQNQYSINNGQYNGNSNAQYSGNNAFSNRNEDCVCVPYDQCPAQDVVGRRDDLILPLDPRNLKTDIQADTEQVVITDAKGVMTIVQAPKNITAEARSANVTEPAKKITKREAAATAKSDKSDDKANIEPNVPTPAPGHSEGSNTVSFPRSRRSTDVPAPDQLEPLEPLKEIDSQAVPSEQVEVQEKSISAEKRQAYFGARPQQQQQQQCPARSVCCRRPAYRPPQQPSHANLGKCGLRNAQGINGRIKNPVYVDGDSEFGEYPWQVAILKKDPKESVYVCGGTLIDNQYIITAAHCVKTYNGFDLRVRLGEWDVNHDVEFYPYIERDVISVQVHPEYYAGTLDNDLAILKMDRPVDFTGTPHISPACLPDKFTDFSGQRCWTTGWGKDAFGDYGKYQNILKEVDVPIVNHHQCQNQLRQTRLGYSYNLNPGFICAGGEEGKDACKGDGGGPLVCERNGSWQVVGIVSWGIGCGKANVPGVYVKVAHYLDWINQVRARF; this is encoded by the exons ATGAATCTCATAACCACCGCCGCACTGGTGGTATTGATGGCCGTGACGGCCACCAACGCCGACGAATGGAACTGGCTGAACAACGGAGAAACCTTTATGGACGACTTGATCCGCGAGAAACGACAAGACGGCAGCCAAAATGTGACAGAAGTTGGCGATGACGACATTATCAACTATATCCTGGACAGCGGTCGCCAGGGCCGTAGTTTGGAGGGTTTCGATGAGATCTACACCGACCCCTCGGTCATGCAAGCGATCCAGAACTCCGATGACGCTGAAGCACGCAACATCATCAAGGAGAAACTCTGCGCTCTTGGACTCATGCAGTGCGATGGTGAACTTGTCGACGGCAGACGTCCCTACCTGAACCCCCAAAACCTCATCTACGCTCAACCCGTTGCCCTTAAACCAGTTGGCCGTCCAATCGCTACCATCCCTGTCCGTGGCCCACCTGGCCCTCCTCAACAAGGCCCTCAATACTACCAAAAACCACCTCAACAAAAACCTCACCAAGGTCCTTATGGCCCACCTCAACCCATGCCACTCCCTCCTAACCGTCCTCAACAAAAAGTTGGATTTTCCTCTCAACAGCCACCCTATGGCGGTCCCAATTCCTTCCAAGGTAGTTCCTCTTTTGGCGGCCTCTATTCCAGTCAATCCAATTCCTTTTCATCCTATCCCTCAAAACCTTTAGGTCCAATTTACGAAGGCAGTGACATCCCTTACGAATTCGAAAACCCCAACAAACCACCAGGCGTCATTATCGGCGATGGACCAACCGTATTGAAGACTCCACCAGTCGAACAGCACATCCACCACCACTACCATCACATCGAAGGAGGAAAAGGCGAGAAAACCGTCGTCGTTAACAACCCCATCCCATTAGCCCCAGAAATTATCACTGGATCGGCTGTCGGTGGTAGCTCATCTTCCAGCAATAGCCTGTACTCTTCTAGTGCGTACGGAAACTCTGGAAGCTCTAGTCTAGGCGGTTTCAACCCATCTGGTGGCAAGGACTTCGATTATCAAGATCTGAAGGGATCCaccaacagcaacaacaacttCGGACAGTTCGGAAACTACGCTTCACAGTCTAAGCCAATCAGCGGTACTTCGAACAACTACTACAGCCAAGCCCCAGCCACATTTGGCAGCTCCTCGAGCAATACCGTTTACGGTTCGTATTCTGTCGATAATGCTGGAAGCGGTAGCAGCAGCAATAACAACTACAACGCATTGAGCAGCGGTAACTATCAGACTAGCCAGGGAGGATTCCACTCGTCCAACCCTAACCTTTACAAAAAAGAACTGAACGTCAAAGGGCCAGCCAACGGATTGAACAGCTACAGCAGCGACTACAGCAAATACAGCCAACAGTACAACGGACAGTACAGCAATACCAACAATAACAACAATGGTCAGTTCAACCAGAACCAGTACTCGATCAACAACGGACAGTACAATGGCAACAGCAATGCTCAATACAGCGGTAACAATGCCTTCAGCAACCGTAACGAGGATTGTGTTTGCGTTCCATACGACCAGTGTCCAGCACAAGATGTCGTTGGCCGTCGTGACGATTTGATCCTTCCGTTGGATCCCCGCAATCTGAAGACCGATATCCAAGCCGACACCGAGCAAGTTGTTATCACCGATGCCAAGGGCGTTATGACCATCGTCCAAGCCCCGAAGAACATAACTGCAGAAGCCCGATCTGCCAACGTTACCGAGCCAGCTAAGAAGATTACCAAGCGAGAAGCGGCCGCTACAGCGAAATCAGACAAGAGCGATGACAAAGCCAACATCGAACCG AACGTGCCAACACCAGCACCAGGACATTCCGAAGGTAGTAACACCGTTAGCTTCCCACGTAGTCGTCGATCCACCGACGTTCCGGCTCCGGACCAGCTGGAACCCTTGGAACCGCTCAAGGAAATTGACTCACAGGCAGTACCTAGTGAACAGGTTGAAGTACAGGAAAAATCTATTTCAGCAGAGAAG CGTCAGGCATACTTTGGAGCTCGTCCccaacagcagcaacagcaacagtGCCCAGCTCGCAGCGTTTGCTGTCGTCGTCCAGCTTACCGTCCTCCGCAACAACCTTCCCATGCCAATCTGGGCAAGTGTGGTCTTCGCAACGCCCAAGGCATCAATGGTCGCATCAAGAATCCAGTCTACGTCGATGGGGACAGTGAATTCGGTGAATACCCATGGCAGGTCGCCATCCTGAAGAAGGATCCCAAGGAATCGGTTTACGTCTGTGGAggtactttgatcgacaatcaGTACATCATCACCGCTGCTCATTGTGTTAAAAC TTACAACGGCTTCGATCTCCGCGTTCGTCTGGGCGAATGGGACGTAAACCACGATGTTGAATTCTATCCGTACATCGAACGGGATGTTATCTCCGTGCAGGTTCACCCCGAGTACTACGCCGGTACCCTCGACAACGATTTGGCCATCCTGAAGATGGACCGTCCGGTTGACTTTACCGGAACTCCACACATCTCGCCAGCTTGTCTACCCGATAAGTTCACCGATTTCTCCGGACAGCGCTGCTGGACAACCGGTTGGGGTAAGGATGCCTTCGGCGATTACGGCAAGTACCAGAACATCCTCAAGGAAGTCGATGTGCCAATCGTGAACCACCACCAGTGCCAGAACCAACTCCGTCAGACTCGTCTTGGATATAGCTACAACTTGAACCCGGGTTTCATTTGTGCCGGCGGAGAGGAAGGTAAGGATGCGTGCAAGGGTGACGGAGGTGGCCCATTGGTTTGCGAACGCAATGGAAGCTGGCAAGTTGTTGGTATCGTGTCCTGGGGTATCGGTTGCGGAAAGGCTAACGTGCCTGGAGTCTACGTGAAGGTCGCTCACTACCTGGACTGGATCAACCAGGTCCGCGCACGGTTCTAG